A genomic segment from Aspergillus puulaauensis MK2 DNA, chromosome 1, nearly complete sequence encodes:
- a CDS encoding uncharacterized protein (COG:S;~EggNog:ENOG410Q0RF;~InterPro:IPR002523;~TransMembrane:3 (o24-42i122-145o165-186i);~go_component: GO:0016020 - membrane [Evidence IEA];~go_function: GO:0046873 - metal ion transmembrane transporter activity [Evidence IEA];~go_process: GO:0030001 - metal ion transport [Evidence IEA];~go_process: GO:0055085 - transmembrane transport [Evidence IEA]), which produces MDLSNPKVVSDTESLGLLLHPQNLVSAIIPFSCQIGVTLATIRKMAEVNELFLSKGLITDKQHQKLADETASYISNLEGYMKSVETLEKKVKGYSNLLATTLTLSNQARMLQLTDASVEDNINVFVVTMVTLIYLPASFVSAFLGMNLFDFDAPGDRGFAASGKFWIFFAATLPLTCLTLGFWYFLSKHRKRARMFKQAS; this is translated from the exons AAGGTTGTGAGCGATACTGAAAGCTTGGGTTTATTGCTACATCCACAGAATCTTGTCAGCGCAATTATACCATTTTCTTGCCAGATTGGGGTCACTTTAGCCACTATTCGCAAAATGGCAGAAGTTAACGAACTATTCCTTTCAAAAGGGTTGATCACAGACAAACAGCACCAAAAGCTTGCTGATGAAACAGCCTCCTATATTTCAAATTTAGAAGGATATATGAAAAGTGTCGAGACTCTGGAGAAAAAGGTGAAGGGTTATTCGAATCTG CTGGCCACAACGCTGACTCTCAGTAACCAAGCTCGAATGCTCCAACTTACCGACGCGTCTGTCGAAGATAATATCAATGTCTTTGTTGTAACAATGGTCACATTGATTTATTTGCCCGCGAGTTTTGTCTCT GCATTTCTCGGAATGAATCTCTTTGATTTTGATGCACCAGGGGATAGAGGCTTTGCGGCGTCGGGCAAATTCTGGATTTTCTTCGCCGCGACCCTGCCATTGACTTGCCTTACCTTAGGGTTTTGGTATTTCCTCTCAAAGCACCGGAAACGGGCAAGGATGTTCAAGCAGGCTTCTTGA